A single region of the Nocardioides aurantiacus genome encodes:
- the egtC gene encoding ergothioneine biosynthesis protein EgtC: MCRHLAWLGEPRTLDALVLAPEHGLLQQSHHPRRQSHGTMNADGWGVGFHVPGRAEPARWRSSRPLWSDASFASVAPTISSGSVLAAVRSATPGMPTDESAAAPFAGGRWLVSHNGRVERSVLPSYAEAESVCDAAVLAAHVLAHGVDRLADTVVEVAGLDPTARLSLLLLDGQRVLATTWGDGLSYRLDDDGVVVASEPFDDDPGWVDVPDHHHLEATRDGVVVTALDR, encoded by the coding sequence GTGTGCCGGCACCTCGCGTGGCTCGGTGAGCCACGCACCCTCGACGCGCTCGTGCTCGCCCCCGAGCACGGCCTGCTCCAGCAGAGCCACCACCCGCGGCGCCAGTCGCACGGCACGATGAACGCCGACGGCTGGGGCGTGGGCTTCCACGTGCCCGGTCGCGCGGAGCCCGCCCGCTGGCGCTCGTCCCGGCCGCTGTGGAGCGACGCCTCGTTCGCCTCGGTCGCCCCCACGATCTCCTCCGGCTCGGTGCTGGCCGCGGTGCGGTCGGCCACGCCCGGCATGCCCACCGACGAGTCCGCGGCGGCGCCGTTCGCGGGCGGACGCTGGCTGGTCTCGCACAACGGCCGCGTCGAGCGCTCCGTCCTCCCGTCGTACGCCGAGGCGGAGTCGGTGTGCGACGCGGCGGTCCTGGCGGCGCACGTGCTCGCCCACGGCGTCGACCGGCTGGCCGACACCGTCGTCGAGGTGGCCGGTCTCGACCCGACGGCACGGCTGAGCCTGCTGCTGCTCGACGGGCAGCGCGTGCTCGCGACCACCTGGGGCGACGGGCTGTCCTACCGCCTGGACGACGACGGCGTCGTGGTGGCCAGCGAGCCCTTCGACGACGACCCCGGCTGGGTCGACGTGCCCGACCACCACCACCTCGAGGCGACCCGTGACGGGGTCGTCGTGACCGCGCTCGACCGCTAG
- a CDS encoding DUF456 domain-containing protein, with amino-acid sequence MSTLAVVETLVALAILVGLVGVVVPLLPGSLLVGGAVLVWALYVGTSAAWVTFAVVVTLLMVGQVAMYLVPGRRLQAAGVPGRTLAAGAALGVVGFFVIPVVGLFVGFVGGVYLSELARVGSREAWPATVHALKAAGLSIMIELTACLLAGSAWVVGVVLR; translated from the coding sequence ATGAGCACCCTGGCCGTGGTCGAGACCCTGGTGGCGCTGGCGATCCTGGTGGGTCTCGTCGGGGTCGTCGTCCCCCTGCTGCCCGGCTCGCTGCTGGTCGGCGGCGCCGTGCTGGTGTGGGCGCTGTACGTCGGCACCTCGGCCGCCTGGGTCACCTTCGCCGTCGTCGTGACGCTGCTCATGGTCGGCCAGGTGGCGATGTACCTCGTGCCGGGACGACGCCTCCAGGCCGCCGGCGTCCCCGGACGCACCCTGGCCGCCGGGGCCGCGCTGGGCGTGGTCGGCTTCTTCGTCATCCCGGTGGTCGGGCTGTTCGTCGGCTTCGTCGGCGGGGTCTACCTCTCCGAGCTGGCCCGCGTCGGCTCGCGCGAGGCGTGGCCCGCGACGGTGCACGCCCTCAAGGCGGCCGGCCTGTCGATCATGATCGAGCTCACCGCCTGCCTGCTCGCCGGCAGCGCCTGGGTGGTGGGCGTGGTGCTGCGGTGA
- a CDS encoding gamma-glutamyl-gamma-aminobutyrate hydrolase family protein, which produces MTTAPLVGLTTYREPARWGVWDQSADLLPSSYARAVEVAGGVPVLLPPTLPYAAAAEVVVARLDALVVSGGADVEPTLYDQVPHPATGPPRRDRDAWELALLAAAQERGLPVLGVCRGMQVMSVAAGGSLVQHLPEVTGTPVHDPGGDGFGAVEVRLQPGSRLADLLGAERTGVRCHHHQAVATHPGLTPVAWADDGTVEALERPGEGFWLGVQWHPEVHGDAELFRGLVEAATPA; this is translated from the coding sequence ATGACGACCGCGCCGCTCGTCGGTCTCACCACCTACCGCGAACCCGCGCGGTGGGGGGTCTGGGACCAGTCCGCCGACCTGCTCCCCTCCTCCTACGCCCGCGCGGTCGAGGTGGCGGGGGGCGTGCCGGTGCTGCTCCCGCCCACGCTGCCGTACGCCGCGGCGGCCGAGGTCGTCGTGGCAAGGCTGGACGCCCTGGTGGTGTCCGGCGGCGCCGACGTCGAGCCGACCCTGTACGACCAGGTGCCGCACCCGGCGACCGGTCCGCCCCGCCGCGACCGCGACGCCTGGGAGCTGGCCCTGCTGGCGGCGGCGCAGGAGCGGGGCCTGCCCGTCCTCGGGGTCTGCCGGGGCATGCAGGTGATGTCCGTGGCGGCCGGCGGGTCGCTGGTGCAGCACCTGCCGGAGGTCACCGGCACGCCGGTGCACGACCCGGGAGGCGACGGCTTCGGCGCGGTCGAGGTGCGGCTGCAGCCCGGGAGCCGGCTCGCGGACCTGCTGGGCGCCGAGCGGACCGGCGTACGGTGCCACCACCACCAGGCCGTGGCCACCCACCCCGGGCTCACCCCGGTCGCCTGGGCCGACGACGGCACCGTCGAGGCGCTCGAGCGCCCGGGCGAGGGCTTCTGGCTCGGGGTGCAGTGGCACCCCGAGGTCCACGGCGACGCCGAGCTGTTCCGTGGGCTCGTCGAGGCCGCCACGCCGGCGTGA
- a CDS encoding acyltransferase family protein — MSRYLPAPTGAVPAPGEQRPGRLLPRLTSLRAPAAVAVYVVHLEAHGVASLPWGVSAVGGTGVAFFFVLSGFVLAWGTRPGLPARTFYRRRLARVYPSDLATLLVAIVVPVVSVNRDARAAVANALMLQAWSTDNDVVYGMNGVSWSLSCEAFFYALFPLAVVVVRRLPHPVVWTLVVLGLLLAVVAYQVAPDRADHLPPVRAAEFVLGLVAGLYFRDGWRPRVPSVVVGAALALGVVLSTWLESPVSNVVMAVPFLLLVLHVAQRDLTGRRGGLTSRAAVLAGEVSFAFYLVHELVIVNLLPVLPADPALQLLVISPVCVAAAVALHLVVERPCHRLLRDRPGSLALAPTGGAAAAGLGPRP; from the coding sequence ATGTCCCGGTACCTGCCCGCACCCACCGGCGCCGTGCCGGCACCGGGCGAGCAGCGCCCGGGGCGGCTGCTGCCGCGCCTGACCAGCCTCCGGGCGCCCGCGGCCGTCGCGGTGTACGTCGTGCACCTCGAGGCCCACGGGGTCGCGTCCCTGCCGTGGGGCGTGTCGGCCGTGGGTGGGACGGGCGTGGCCTTCTTCTTCGTGCTGTCGGGCTTCGTCCTCGCGTGGGGCACGCGGCCCGGGTTGCCGGCCCGGACCTTCTACCGGCGTCGCCTGGCCCGCGTCTACCCGAGCGACCTCGCAACCCTGCTCGTGGCGATCGTCGTGCCGGTGGTCTCGGTCAACCGCGACGCCCGGGCTGCCGTCGCCAACGCCCTGATGCTGCAGGCCTGGTCCACCGACAACGACGTCGTCTACGGCATGAACGGCGTCTCCTGGTCGCTGAGCTGCGAGGCCTTCTTCTACGCGCTGTTCCCGCTGGCGGTGGTCGTGGTGCGACGCCTCCCCCACCCGGTCGTGTGGACGCTGGTCGTCCTGGGGCTCCTGCTGGCCGTGGTCGCCTACCAGGTGGCTCCGGACCGCGCCGACCACCTGCCACCGGTCCGGGCCGCCGAGTTCGTCCTGGGACTGGTCGCCGGACTGTACTTCCGCGACGGGTGGCGCCCGCGGGTCCCGTCGGTCGTCGTCGGGGCGGCGCTGGCGCTCGGGGTGGTGCTGAGCACCTGGCTGGAGTCGCCGGTGTCCAACGTCGTGATGGCGGTGCCGTTCCTGCTGCTGGTGCTGCACGTCGCCCAGCGCGACCTCACCGGGCGGCGCGGCGGGCTGACTAGCCGGGCGGCGGTGCTCGCCGGCGAGGTCTCCTTCGCCTTCTACCTCGTCCACGAGCTCGTCATCGTCAACCTGCTGCCCGTGCTGCCGGCCGACCCGGCGCTGCAGCTGCTGGTGATCTCGCCCGTGTGCGTCGCGGCCGCCGTCGCGCTCCACCTCGTGGTCGAGCGGCCCTGCCACCGGCTGCTGCGCGACCGGCCGGGCAGCCTGGCCCTCGCACCGACCGGCGGTGCTGCTGCGGCGGGCCTCGGCCCACGCCCCTAG
- the egtB gene encoding ergothioneine biosynthesis protein EgtB, with translation MPEPRTTRTTLTTTSPAEVPGGREAAARALDEARRRTLVLTDVDEPELTAQHSPLMSPLVWDLAHIGQQEDLWLLRGGDSAAQGLLSCRVEQLYDAFEHPRASRVSLPLLGPAEARRYLADVRSRVVGGLERVPDDSAKALFPTHMVLQHEQQHVETMLATHQLRDGAPLLGAGTPLPPGRDVPHDAVLVPAGPFELGVDGHAEPWSLDNERPAHVVDLPAFRIGRVPVTNAEWQRFVDAGGYAEPRWWSARGWAHRQEAGLERPLFWAGDGSRRRFGHHEELVPDEPVQHVSFFEAEAYAAWAGARLPTEQEWEKACTWDPALGRRRRWPWGDSAWTRELANLGGEALRPAPVGAYPGGASAYGVEQLMGEVWEWTSSSFEPWPGFEPMLYAQYSAPFFGGDYRVLRGGSWAVGEGAVRPSFRNWDHPVRRQIFTGLRLAWDVEGADRPEGGA, from the coding sequence GTGCCTGAGCCCCGGACCACCCGGACCACCCTGACCACCACCTCGCCGGCCGAGGTGCCCGGCGGCCGCGAGGCCGCGGCCCGGGCGCTCGACGAGGCGCGCCGGCGCACGCTCGTGCTCACCGACGTCGACGAGCCCGAGCTGACCGCGCAGCACAGCCCGCTGATGAGCCCGCTCGTGTGGGACCTCGCCCACATCGGCCAGCAGGAGGACCTCTGGCTGCTGCGGGGCGGCGACAGCGCGGCCCAGGGGCTGCTGTCGTGCCGTGTCGAGCAGCTCTACGACGCCTTCGAGCACCCACGCGCCTCGCGCGTCTCGCTGCCGCTGCTCGGGCCCGCCGAGGCCCGCCGCTACCTCGCCGACGTCCGCAGCCGGGTCGTGGGCGGCCTGGAGCGGGTGCCCGACGACTCCGCGAAGGCACTGTTCCCGACCCACATGGTGCTGCAGCACGAGCAGCAGCACGTCGAGACGATGCTCGCCACCCACCAGCTCCGCGACGGCGCCCCGCTGCTCGGGGCCGGCACGCCGCTGCCGCCCGGCCGCGACGTGCCGCACGACGCCGTGCTGGTGCCCGCCGGGCCGTTCGAGCTCGGCGTCGACGGCCACGCCGAGCCCTGGTCGCTCGACAACGAGCGTCCGGCCCACGTGGTCGACCTGCCGGCGTTCCGGATCGGCCGGGTGCCGGTCACCAACGCCGAGTGGCAGCGCTTCGTCGACGCCGGTGGCTACGCCGAGCCCCGCTGGTGGTCGGCCCGCGGCTGGGCCCACCGCCAGGAGGCCGGGCTGGAGCGCCCGCTGTTCTGGGCCGGCGACGGCTCCCGGCGCCGCTTCGGCCACCACGAGGAGCTCGTGCCCGACGAGCCCGTGCAGCACGTCTCGTTCTTCGAGGCCGAGGCGTACGCCGCCTGGGCCGGCGCCCGGCTCCCCACCGAGCAGGAGTGGGAGAAGGCCTGCACCTGGGACCCCGCGCTGGGTCGTCGGCGCCGCTGGCCGTGGGGCGACTCGGCATGGACCCGCGAGCTGGCCAACCTCGGCGGCGAGGCGCTGCGTCCGGCTCCCGTGGGCGCCTACCCCGGCGGCGCCTCGGCCTACGGCGTGGAGCAGCTGATGGGCGAGGTGTGGGAGTGGACGTCCTCGTCCTTCGAGCCCTGGCCCGGCTTCGAGCCGATGCTCTACGCGCAGTACAGCGCCCCCTTCTTCGGCGGCGACTACCGCGTGCTGCGCGGCGGCTCCTGGGCCGTGGGGGAGGGCGCGGTGCGCCCGTCGTTCCGCAACTGGGACCACCCGGTGCGGCGGCAGATCTTCACCGGCCTGCGCCTGGCGTGGGACGTCGAGGGCGCCGACCGTCCCGAGGGGGGCGCCTGA
- a CDS encoding 3-oxoacyl-ACP reductase: protein MAGRLDGKVAVVTGGCSGIGLATVKRFVEEGAKVVIGDLDDQRGHEVVGQLGGTDLLSFVHVDVTDAEQVDALFQTAKDTYGSVDVAFNNAGISPPEDDSILTTDLEAWRKVQEVNLTSVYLCCKAALPHMIEQGKGSIINTASFVAVMGAATSQISYSASKGGVLSMSRELGVQFARQGVRVNALCPGPVNTPLLQELFASDAERAARRLVHVPMGRFGEPEEMANAVLFLASDESSFMTASTFLVDGGISGAYVTPV from the coding sequence ATGGCGGGACGTCTCGACGGCAAGGTCGCCGTCGTCACCGGCGGCTGCAGCGGCATCGGCCTGGCGACCGTGAAGCGGTTCGTCGAGGAGGGTGCGAAGGTCGTCATCGGCGACCTCGACGACCAGCGCGGCCACGAGGTCGTGGGCCAGCTCGGCGGCACCGACCTGCTGAGCTTCGTGCACGTCGACGTCACCGACGCCGAGCAGGTCGACGCGCTGTTCCAGACGGCCAAGGACACCTACGGCTCGGTCGACGTCGCCTTCAACAACGCGGGCATCTCCCCGCCGGAGGACGACTCGATCCTCACCACCGACCTCGAGGCCTGGCGCAAGGTCCAGGAGGTCAACCTCACCAGCGTCTACCTGTGCTGCAAGGCGGCGCTGCCCCACATGATCGAGCAGGGCAAGGGCTCGATCATCAACACCGCGTCGTTCGTCGCGGTCATGGGCGCGGCCACCAGCCAGATCTCCTACTCCGCCTCCAAGGGTGGTGTGCTCTCGATGAGCCGTGAGCTCGGCGTGCAGTTCGCCCGCCAGGGCGTCCGCGTCAACGCGCTGTGCCCCGGTCCGGTCAACACCCCGCTGCTGCAGGAGCTGTTCGCCAGCGACGCCGAGCGCGCCGCGCGCCGGCTGGTGCACGTGCCGATGGGCCGGTTCGGCGAGCCCGAGGAGATGGCCAACGCCGTGCTCTTCCTCGCCTCCGACGAGTCCAGCTTCATGACCGCCTCGACGTTCCTCGTGGACGGCGGCATCAGCGGGGCCTACGTCACGCCCGTGTGA
- a CDS encoding DUF7455 domain-containing protein, translating into MTTATAPSAPLTAIDRCDRCGAQAYLRVQLKGGGELLFCAHHAREHGEKLREVAEHVQDETDKLGTPTPSPEAG; encoded by the coding sequence GTGACCACTGCGACAGCCCCGAGCGCGCCGCTCACCGCCATCGACCGCTGCGACCGCTGTGGCGCGCAGGCCTACCTCCGCGTCCAGCTCAAGGGCGGTGGCGAGCTGCTCTTCTGCGCCCACCACGCCCGCGAGCACGGCGAGAAGCTTCGTGAGGTCGCCGAGCACGTGCAGGACGAGACCGACAAGCTCGGCACCCCCACCCCGAGCCCCGAGGCCGGCTGA
- the egtD gene encoding L-histidine N(alpha)-methyltransferase: MPIRTTEVHLDPGALADQMADDVRAGLTATPRTIPPKYFYDARGSLLFDEITRLPEYYPTRTERAILEDHAKDVALATEARSLVELGSGTSEKTRLLLDALRDAGTLETFVPLDVDPAILADAAAAVAQEYPGVTVAPVVADFERHLTLLPRHPRRLLAFLGSTIGNLDPDQRADFLAQVRATLVEGDAFLLGTDLVKAEERLVAAYDDAAGVTAQFDLNVLRVLQRELGAELDPDAFEHRAVWVAEHERIEMRLESVRDQTVRIGSLDLDVDLVAGEQVRTEISTKFRREGVERELAAAGLRLTHWWTDAAGDFALSLSVPA; the protein is encoded by the coding sequence ATGCCGATCCGCACCACCGAGGTCCACCTCGACCCCGGGGCGCTCGCCGACCAGATGGCCGACGACGTCCGCGCGGGGCTGACCGCGACGCCGCGCACGATCCCGCCCAAGTACTTCTACGACGCCCGCGGCAGCCTGCTCTTCGACGAGATCACCCGGCTGCCGGAGTACTACCCCACCCGCACCGAGCGCGCGATCCTCGAGGACCACGCCAAGGACGTCGCGCTCGCCACCGAGGCCCGCTCGCTGGTGGAGCTGGGCAGCGGCACCTCGGAGAAGACCCGGCTGCTGCTCGACGCGCTGCGCGACGCCGGCACCCTGGAGACCTTCGTGCCGCTCGACGTCGACCCCGCGATCCTGGCCGACGCCGCGGCCGCGGTGGCGCAGGAGTACCCCGGCGTGACCGTGGCCCCGGTCGTCGCCGACTTCGAGCGGCACCTCACGCTGCTGCCGCGGCACCCCCGTCGGCTGCTGGCCTTCCTCGGCTCCACGATCGGCAACCTCGACCCCGACCAGCGAGCCGACTTCCTGGCGCAGGTGCGCGCCACGCTGGTCGAGGGCGACGCGTTCCTGCTCGGCACCGACCTCGTGAAGGCCGAGGAGCGGCTGGTGGCGGCGTACGACGACGCGGCGGGCGTGACGGCGCAGTTCGACCTCAACGTGCTGCGCGTGCTGCAGCGCGAGCTCGGTGCCGAGCTCGACCCCGACGCCTTCGAGCACCGCGCGGTGTGGGTGGCCGAGCACGAGCGCATCGAGATGCGCCTGGAGTCCGTGCGCGACCAGACGGTCCGCATCGGGTCGCTCGACCTCGACGTCGACCTGGTGGCCGGCGAGCAGGTCCGCACCGAGATCTCCACCAAGTTCCGCCGCGAGGGCGTCGAGCGTGAGCTGGCCGCGGCGGGGCTGCGGCTGACCCACTGGTGGACCGACGCGGCCGGCGACTTCGCGCTCTCGCTGTCGGTGCCCGCCTAG
- a CDS encoding EamA family transporter, with amino-acid sequence MTAVLLALASAAAYGTSDFVAGVASRRTSAWAVAVVGSAVGGLLALALALLLPGRPGVGDLAWGALAGVGNGLGGAFLYRGLSRGRMGVVGPVSAVGAAVLPVAVGVVGGERPDLLVWLGILVALPGIWLVAREPSAATAASPGAAALVDGLLAGAGFGLLFAAIGQVPDGAGYWPVAVSQAVAVLAVAALATTLGASWVPRDRAAVVGGAGAGALSAAAVVGFLLATQQGLLTVSAVLASLYPAVTVLLAAVLLHERVHRVQGAGLALCAVSVVCVAVG; translated from the coding sequence GTGACCGCGGTGCTGCTCGCGCTGGCCTCGGCGGCGGCGTACGGCACCTCGGACTTCGTCGCCGGCGTCGCGTCGCGGCGTACGTCGGCCTGGGCGGTCGCGGTGGTCGGGTCGGCCGTCGGCGGACTGCTCGCGCTGGCCCTCGCGCTGCTGCTGCCCGGACGGCCCGGGGTGGGCGACCTCGCCTGGGGAGCCCTGGCCGGTGTCGGCAACGGCCTCGGCGGCGCCTTCCTCTACCGCGGTCTCTCCCGCGGCCGGATGGGCGTCGTGGGTCCGGTCTCGGCCGTGGGGGCGGCGGTGCTGCCTGTGGCGGTCGGTGTCGTGGGCGGCGAGCGGCCGGACCTGCTGGTCTGGCTCGGCATCCTGGTCGCCCTGCCCGGCATCTGGCTGGTGGCCCGCGAACCGTCCGCCGCGACCGCGGCCTCCCCCGGTGCAGCCGCCCTGGTCGACGGGCTGCTGGCGGGGGCCGGCTTCGGCCTGCTGTTCGCCGCGATCGGCCAGGTGCCGGACGGGGCGGGCTACTGGCCCGTCGCGGTCAGCCAGGCGGTCGCCGTCCTCGCCGTGGCCGCGCTGGCCACGACCCTCGGCGCGAGCTGGGTGCCCCGTGACCGGGCCGCCGTGGTCGGCGGGGCGGGCGCCGGGGCGCTGTCGGCGGCCGCCGTCGTGGGGTTCCTGCTCGCGACCCAGCAGGGCCTGCTCACCGTCTCGGCCGTGCTGGCCTCGCTCTACCCCGCCGTGACGGTGCTGCTCGCGGCGGTGCTGCTGCACGAGCGGGTCCATCGCGTGCAGGGCGCCGGGCTGGCGCTGTGCGCGGTCTCGGTGGTCTGCGTCGCCGTCGGCTGA
- the egtA gene encoding ergothioneine biosynthesis glutamate--cysteine ligase EgtA — protein sequence MTSHETRPGGLTAQTTGTTTDRDGDAPSVLARRRLPDASSDPLLRAADPVAAAEEHVAATALRETPPGHEGGGRVGLELEMHLVDLERPGRRPIWDEVRRLVHDLPALPMGSSVTVEPGGQVELSTPPADDVVLSIAALGIDRDHLRRGLAAAGFGAAPLGTDPARPVRRVNPAPRYSAMERHFDALGCAGAGKAMMSATAALQVNLDAGPEAEWSSRMAHLRAMVPVLVAASSTSPYLAGEASGWHSMRQGVWQGIDHGRSDPFPSGPPAAAWAAYALDAPVMLVLDDGVLRPVTERVRFRDWLSGDALFSRPAVQADLDYHLTTLFPPVRPRGYLELRCLDALPDRWWPAMTALTVTLVDDPVAADLAAEIVAPVHDRWETAAREGLADPAARRAVLGCVELALSRGPVELRSELVALHDLFARGSSPAQELRDRIDAVGPLAVLLEEARA from the coding sequence ATGACCAGCCACGAGACCCGCCCCGGGGGCCTCACCGCGCAGACCACCGGGACCACCACCGACCGGGACGGGGACGCCCCCTCGGTCCTCGCCCGCCGTCGGCTCCCCGATGCCTCCAGCGACCCGCTGCTCCGCGCGGCGGACCCCGTCGCCGCCGCCGAGGAGCACGTCGCCGCCACCGCCCTGCGCGAGACGCCGCCGGGCCACGAGGGCGGCGGCCGCGTCGGGCTCGAGCTCGAGATGCACCTCGTCGACCTCGAGCGCCCCGGGCGCCGGCCCATCTGGGACGAGGTGCGCCGGCTCGTCCACGACCTGCCCGCCCTGCCGATGGGCAGCTCGGTCACCGTCGAGCCCGGTGGGCAGGTCGAGCTCTCGACCCCGCCCGCCGACGACGTCGTGCTCTCGATCGCCGCGCTCGGCATCGACCGCGACCACCTGCGCCGCGGCCTGGCCGCCGCCGGCTTCGGGGCCGCGCCCCTCGGCACCGACCCCGCCCGTCCCGTGCGCCGCGTCAACCCCGCCCCGCGCTACAGCGCGATGGAGCGCCACTTCGACGCCCTCGGCTGCGCGGGGGCCGGCAAGGCGATGATGAGCGCCACCGCCGCGCTGCAGGTCAACCTCGACGCCGGACCCGAGGCCGAGTGGTCCTCGCGGATGGCCCACCTGCGCGCGATGGTGCCGGTGCTGGTCGCCGCGTCCTCCACCTCGCCCTACCTCGCCGGCGAGGCCAGCGGCTGGCACTCGATGCGCCAGGGGGTGTGGCAGGGCATCGACCACGGTCGCAGCGACCCGTTCCCCTCCGGCCCGCCGGCGGCCGCGTGGGCGGCGTACGCCCTGGACGCGCCGGTGATGCTGGTCCTCGACGACGGCGTGCTGCGACCGGTGACCGAGCGGGTGCGCTTCCGTGACTGGTTGAGCGGCGACGCGCTGTTCTCGCGGCCCGCGGTGCAGGCCGACCTCGACTACCACCTGACCACGCTGTTCCCGCCGGTCCGCCCGCGCGGCTACCTCGAGCTGCGCTGCCTCGACGCGCTGCCCGACCGCTGGTGGCCCGCGATGACGGCGCTGACCGTGACGCTGGTCGACGACCCGGTGGCCGCCGACCTGGCCGCCGAGATCGTCGCGCCGGTCCACGACCGCTGGGAGACCGCGGCCCGCGAGGGCCTGGCCGACCCGGCGGCGCGCCGCGCGGTGCTGGGCTGCGTCGAGCTGGCACTGAGCCGCGGCCCGGTCGAGCTGCGCAGCGAGCTGGTGGCCCTGCACGACCTGTTCGCCCGCGGCAGCAGCCCCGCCCAGGAGCTGCGCGACCGCATCGACGCCGTCGGCCCGCTGGCCGTGCTGCTGGAGGAGGCCCGTGCCTGA
- a CDS encoding aminotransferase class V-fold PLP-dependent enzyme, with protein sequence MTNATTDPWAVWREARPPTRLVHLDSASAGRSSYAVLEAVGDHLLLEAQVGGYVAADQAAPALDRARADLGRLLGLGAGDLAFVESATAALDVLLDVWPLPAGSRVGVPPSAWGPNVELVRRRGHLPVPLPVDGVGVLTPDLLDGALTTDPPDLVLLDLVAAHRGLVQPARELAAVARRHGVPLWVDVAQGLGHVDADTGADAVVATSRKWLTGPRGVGLVGVASGHHDRLRVPARAKHPDTGPVALLESDEAHVAGRLGLGLAAAELLAVGPEAVAARLVEVGQEVRDRVAEVPGWRVVGPDAPAAAITSVAPTAGQDPARVRAGLLAAGVLTTLCLPWRAPGEVGEHDPGSLRVSPHVDVVGDDLDALVRGLVAAAG encoded by the coding sequence GTGACGAACGCGACCACCGACCCCTGGGCCGTCTGGCGCGAGGCACGCCCACCGACCCGGCTGGTGCACCTCGACAGCGCGTCGGCCGGGCGGTCGTCGTACGCCGTGCTGGAGGCGGTCGGCGACCACCTGCTCCTCGAGGCCCAGGTGGGCGGCTACGTCGCGGCCGACCAGGCGGCTCCCGCCCTGGACCGGGCGCGCGCCGACCTGGGCCGGTTGCTGGGCCTCGGGGCGGGCGACCTGGCGTTCGTCGAGAGCGCGACGGCCGCCCTGGACGTGCTGCTCGACGTCTGGCCGCTGCCCGCGGGGTCGCGGGTGGGCGTGCCGCCGTCGGCGTGGGGCCCCAACGTCGAGCTCGTACGCCGCCGCGGACACCTCCCCGTCCCGCTGCCCGTCGACGGGGTCGGCGTGCTGACGCCCGACCTGCTCGACGGCGCCCTCACGACGGACCCGCCCGACCTGGTGCTGCTGGATCTCGTCGCCGCCCACCGTGGGCTGGTGCAGCCCGCCCGGGAGCTCGCGGCGGTGGCCCGCCGCCACGGCGTGCCGCTGTGGGTCGACGTCGCGCAGGGCCTGGGTCACGTCGACGCGGACACCGGCGCGGACGCCGTGGTGGCCACCAGCCGCAAGTGGCTCACCGGTCCGCGCGGCGTCGGCCTGGTCGGGGTCGCGTCGGGGCACCACGACCGGTTGCGGGTGCCGGCGCGCGCCAAGCACCCGGACACGGGACCGGTCGCGCTGCTGGAGTCCGACGAGGCGCACGTCGCCGGTCGGCTGGGCCTCGGCCTCGCGGCGGCCGAGCTGCTGGCCGTCGGCCCGGAGGCCGTCGCAGCACGGCTCGTCGAGGTGGGCCAGGAGGTCCGCGACCGGGTGGCCGAGGTCCCGGGCTGGCGCGTGGTGGGGCCCGACGCGCCCGCGGCCGCGATCACGTCCGTGGCGCCGACCGCCGGGCAGGATCCGGCCCGGGTCCGGGCCGGCCTGCTCGCCGCCGGGGTGCTGACCACCCTGTGCCTGCCGTGGCGCGCGCCCGGCGAGGTGGGGGAGCACGACCCGGGCAGCCTGCGCGTCAGTCCGCACGTGGACGTGGTCGGCGACGACCTCGACGCGCTCGTCCGCGGCCTGGTCGCGGCCGCGGGGTGA